TCCAGTTTCAGTCTACTGTTCATGCAATTTGATGTAGTATTGTGTAAAACATTGAACAGAATCAGAAAAGAGAAATTAAGATCTGTTTCTTAATATTGTAAATGTTTTGTCACACTGTTAGGCAACGTCGTGCACTGAAAGAGGACCAGTTGAGGTCGGAGGTCAGATTCAGTCTGCCTGCCCTGTCCACTAACCGAAGCCTGCTGTGCAGCAGCTCACAGCTTCACAGCAACAAAGTGCTGAAGCTTGGCGAGGAAATAGTCTGTTCCCTGGGTGAAGATATTTCACAGGTAAGAAACATCAGCTGATCCTCTCAACATATTTTATAGTTAATAATCTGATTTATTGCTTATTTAAATCCTTTGCAAACTGAGAAGTAGGATGCAtctaaattatgtaaatgtatttgtagGATTAATCGCAattgtgtgtgatttattttgtgatatgtgtctttttgtagatCCCCTCTGCCACTCGTAGCACAATGAGGCATCTCAGCTATCGGCATACAGAAGTCAGCCAGTGGCAGGCCCAGATATCTGAGAGCATCGGGCGAGTGGATCGTGAAATCACTGCTGTGGAGCAGgtatataaatgcatatatgTGAAAAGTTAAAATTAGTTTAAGAGTAATCCTTCTATCTTAGTTGTTCACTAGTTTCCTGCAGTCTCCCTTTAACATTGCTTTCATGTGTCCAGGTGAAAAACACTGCTGAGTGCTGTCTCCAGGAGAGGCAGCTGTACAGTCAGCTCATGAGAGACTGTGTAGCCATCAGTATCAGTTTGAGCTGCTCGGCAGTCCCCAGACAGGACCGCGTCCTCACTGAGCTGAAGAAGGAAGAGCAGCTGACCAATGAGATCAGAGGGATGCTTCAGAAGCAGATCTGTGCCCTGCTCGACAAACTAAGGTCTGACACAGAGTCATTTCTGAATTactctgttgtattttttctttcagcATTTTGAGTGTTGTGCCACTCCAAGATCTGCTTCTGTTGTGTCTCACCTTGTTTTCTAACCCTCCCTCACCCTCAGCTCTCTGAAGGAGATCCGCGCTCAGCTGCTGGCAGATTTTCAGGACAAGAAGGAAGCCATCAAGCTCACCACCAAATGCATCAACATTGATGTTAGCACACCATGCTCTCAGCTCCCTGGTGCTCAATACAAGCCCAACTATGTGAGCTATGATAAGTGGCTGTCCCACTGCAGGGACCTGAGGCTGACGGCTGATAACCTGATCAAGGAATCCTCTTACTTCAGGGGAAACCTGCGTTTTACTCTGGCCAACGTAAGACAATACTTATCATACCTCAAAAGTTTTAGCACAGACTTCTGACCTCTGTCCCTTCCTCACTTTGCATGATATACAACATTGCTTATTATGTGTGACTATTATAGCTGAAAAATGCCGTGGAGCGCCAGCGCCACAGCACAGATGAGGCCATGAGAAAGAACATCAATGACTTGGGCCGGGTCCAGGATACTCTGATGTGGGAGAGGCAGCAGGTACGTCCACTGGATTATAGTTACTCTATCTGCCATCCACAGTCTGATTGTACTTGACTTTTTTGTGAGGTTTACTTATTCCTCTGTCTTCCTGTAATCTCCAGATAAGGGATGAGATTTCTGACCTGACAAAGGACATACAGAAAGTGGTGGGTCAGATCAGGAACTGTGATTCCAAGCTGCATCAGGCCACACACCGCCTGGACATCCTTAACCAGAGACCCAGACGTGAGCTCTGCCTGGACGAGGTAAGTGTCTCGCCAAGCAGTTACAGGCAACTTAAATGGCCTGTCACTTCTCAGTTGTTGCCTCTGTGTAAACACAATGGCTTTAACCCTCTTTTTCTGATCTTTCAGCCCCATTTCAGTCTCACACTAGAGAAACAAGACCTGGAAAAGATGGCAGCTGGACTTCAACCTATACTAAAGCGCTCTCAGTAAGTCCAAATGTAACCTCTCTAATAACATCAAACTATCTGTCCCCATGTTTcctacatttaattattttctcaatcTTCTTTATGATATCCTGAACGCACTAACAAATATTATTTATAGGCAGGACCTGGAGATCACACGCAGGCGCCTGATGATTCTGGAGGACAAACTGGCCAGTAATGCCCGTACCCTGAAGGTGGAGCAGAAGTGCCAGGACCTGCACAAGAGTTTCCTCCCTGCACTTGACACCACTGTTGTCCTCGCCAACAAGCCCAGGCTCAGCAGGAGTCACTGCAGCGCTCTCTCCTACTTACAGTAAAGCCTGGTAGAGTGCATTAGCGCTCTGCTGCACCCATGTGGTCTTTTCCATGTGGTGTTgcaaaatttaataaataaaaaaaactccctTAAGCATAATTACAGTCTAGAATGAGTATTTGTCTCACCTTGAGGcacatttttcatgatttcaggTGATCTTGTGCTTTTGCTACATATTCCCATTGGATTTGGTGCAGAAACCAAATAATATAAAGGTTTATTTTTAGAGAAGGATGCAAGATACTGGCTTGTGGTACTTATTTAGGACTTTTTAAAACCAGTTGACATCAAAGACTGTGTAGTTCCAGTAGCTTTAACCTCAatatatttcaattttaatACTTTCAGGTAATAgctcaaatgaatgaatgactcaGAATTTCTTAACCTTATTCACAGTTGTGAGGTACATgtaatttacttgagtatttacattttacactacTTGTTTCTAGAATTTGTACTATATTTTAGAGGGacataatttactttttactctactgAATTCATTTAAACTTTTCAGATcatcttttaaaatattttaaacattt
This genomic interval from Centropristis striata isolate RG_2023a ecotype Rhode Island chromosome 14, C.striata_1.0, whole genome shotgun sequence contains the following:
- the LOC131985389 gene encoding uncharacterized protein LOC131985389, which codes for MWQRRALKEDQLRSEVRFSLPALSTNRSLLCSSSQLHSNKVLKLGEEIVCSLGEDISQIPSATRSTMRHLSYRHTEVSQWQAQISESIGRVDREITAVEQVKNTAECCLQERQLYSQLMRDCVAISISLSCSAVPRQDRVLTELKKEEQLTNEIRGMLQKQICALLDKLSSLKEIRAQLLADFQDKKEAIKLTTKCINIDVSTPCSQLPGAQYKPNYVSYDKWLSHCRDLRLTADNLIKESSYFRGNLRFTLANLKNAVERQRHSTDEAMRKNINDLGRVQDTLMWERQQIRDEISDLTKDIQKVVGQIRNCDSKLHQATHRLDILNQRPRRELCLDEPHFSLTLEKQDLEKMAAGLQPILKRSQQDLEITRRRLMILEDKLASNARTLKVEQKCQDLHKSFLPALDTTVVLANKPRLSRSHCSALSYLQ